CTCATGCGGCCTTCCGTGAGGTAGAGACCTTCGCCGATTGCCTGCATCTGCACACCGGCCTCGGGCATCAGCACACGCAGTTGTCCAACGGTACGGTCGTTCTGCCGTACGGTTCCATCGGATCCGACATGGAAGTCCCCCGGCTCCAAGGTCAAAGCACCGAAGGTACCCATCACCGGATGCCCGCCGATGCCAACCAGTTGTCCCCGCTCATCCAGCCGGAAGCTGCCATGACGGGTGTAGGCCGGGCCCTGCGGTGTACGCAGCTCAAAGAAGCCGGGACCGGACAAGGCCAGGTCCAAGGAGCGACCGGTGCGGGTCAAAGGCCCGGCCTTGAGATCACGGCGCGCCTCGATCTGCACCTCCCCCTGCGCAGTGGCTGCAACGCCCTCGGCCACTCGGCTCTCAAACTGCGTGCCCAAGGGGCCGATGCGCTCAATCACCTGCTCGCGCTTGAAGCCGGGTGTCAGCACATTGGCCATATTGGCGCTGACACGCTCTAGGCGATAGGCGTCGCGCTGCATCGCGGACAAGGTGGTGAGCATCAATTCGTTCATGGCTGGGCTCCGATAGTTCTCAGGCGCCGATGGTGGGCTGAGCCCCAACCACGGCAAATGATTTGAGATCGATGGTGTTCGGCACTTCGGCCATGGAGAGCACGCGCAGGTGCGGCAGCACCCGCTCCGTCATCAGGCGCAGCTGGCGGCGCAGATCGGGCGCGCACAGCAGCACCGGCAGGGTATTGCTCTTCATCATCCGTTCCGCCGCCGCGGCCAGGCGCCCCAACAACCGCTCAGTCAATGCGGGATCAAGCGCCGCTGCGGCGCCATCCGCACCACGCAAGGCCCCCAGCAATTGACCTTCGATCAAGGGGTCCAGGGTCAGCACCTGCAACGCCGTCCCCTCGCCTACCAGGCCTTGGCAGATGGCAGCCCCCAACCGTTGCCGCACGCGCTCGCACAAGGTGCCCGTGTCCTTGCCGACACGGGCAGCATCGGACAAGGCCTCCAGGATGGCCTCCAGGTTCCGGATGCTGACCTTCTCCCGCAGCAAGGCCTGCAGCACCCGCTGGATGTCGCTGACCGACAGCTGCGTCGGCACCAGTTCCTCGACCAGCGTCGGCTGGGTCTGGCGCACACGCTGCAACAGCCGCTCGGTTTCGGCTCGAGTCAGCAAGGTGGCGGACTCGCGGCGCAGGACCTCGGTGATGTGGGTCAACAGCACGGTCTCGGCATCGACCAGCGTGTAGCGCGCCGCCTGCGCCGTCTCGCGATGCTGGGGCGCAATCCAGACCGCCGGCAGGCCATAGCTCGGATCGCGCGTCACCTCGCCGGGCACGCCGCGGGTGTCACCGGACGGGTGGATTGCGAGCCAGCGATCGGCATGCGCTTCACCACGAGCGACCTGCACCCCGTCGACATAGATCTCATAGTGCTCGGGCCCGCGCTTGCAGGTATCGCGCACGGCGATGGGTGGCAGGATCAAGCCCAGTTCCTGCGCATGCAGACCACGGAAAGTCTCAAGGCGCTCCTGGAACGGTGCGCCGGCGGTCTTGCTGGAAAGTGCCGCCCAGCGACTCCCTACGCGCAGCTCGACCGGCTCGAAGGCCAGCGAGGCATAGGGATCCCCCTTGGTCGCGGCCTGGCCAGCAACCGAGGAGTCCGATCCAGCGTCCAGCGCATCCGCACCACCTTCGTCGGCCCGGGTTGCACGGGCCCGCAGCGAAAGCCATGCAAACCCGAGCAGCACGAGCGCAAGCAATGCCAGCGGCACCGCCGGGATACCGGGCAGCAACAGCATCGCAAACAGCGTGATGGCAACCAGCAGCAGCGCCTTGGGCTGGGATCCGATCTGGCGGAACACCTCCACGCTGAGATTGGTGTCGGACGCCGACCGGGTCACGATGATGCCGGTGCCCACGGCGATCACCAATGCGGGCACCTGGGTGACGATGCCGTCGCCGATCGTCAGCAGGGTGTAGGTCTGCAAGGCCTGCTGCCAGGACATGCCCATCTGCATCACGCCGACGATCATGCCGCCGACGATATTGATCAGCAGGATGACGATGCCGGCGACAGCATCGCCCTTGACGAACTTGCTGGCGCCATCCATCGAGCCATAGAACGCGGCTTCGCGCTCCAGGTTCTTGCGGCGCTTCTGGGCTTCGGCCTGGTCGATGAAACCCATGTTCAGGTCCGCATCGATGCTCATCTGCTGACCCGGCATGCTGTCCAGCGTGAAGCGCGCCGCCACCTCCGACACGCGCTGCGCGCCGCTGGTGACGACCACATACTGCACCACGATCAGGATGAAGAAGACGATCAGCCCGATGACGTAATTGCCTCCGACGACATAGGATCCGATCGCGGATATCACCTTGCCGGCATCGGCATCGGACAGGATCAGCCGGGTCGCCGCAACATTCAGCGACAGCCGGAACAGCGTGGCGATCAGCAGCAGCGAGGGGAAGGTCGAGAACTCCACCGGACGCTGCATATAGAAGGTCAGCAGCAGGATCAGGAAGGCGAACCCCAGATTGGCCAGGATGAGCACATCCAGCAGCCCCGCGGGAATCGGCGCAAACAGCACCACCAGGATGCCGGATACCAGCGCCACCAGCGCCAGGTCGCTCTGCCGGCCAAGCCGACCCATCAGAGGCGAGGACACGGTCGTCATGCCGCCCCCTCCGCCGATGCTGGCCTTGCTGCCGCGGCACGCTTCTTCATATTGATGACCCAGATCATGATCTTGGCGACGTCGGCATAGTGGGCGATGCCAACCTGCTGATCGGGACGCATGTCGGCGTACAGCGCCCGCGTCAGCGTTGGCATGGCGACCACGGGAATGCCGTGCCGAGCGGCCATGGCCCGCATGGCCTGGGCCACGACGCCCGCCCCCTTCGCCAGCATCACCGGCGCGGCCATCTCGCCATGCTCATAGCGCAGGGCGACGGCGTAATGGGTCGGATTGGTCAGCAACACGGAGGCGTCCCGGGTGCGACTGATCGACGCGCTGCGCTGCAGCAGCTCGCGCTGCAGCTCGCGGATACGACGGCGTATGCGCGGATCGCCCTCCCGGTTCTTGTACTCATCCTTGATCTCGCGGTGGCTCATCCGCATCTTCTTGCCGAACTCCCGCCGCGTGTAGCCGAGATCGATCAGGGCGATCACGAACATCGTCAGGGCCAGCTTCCACCCCACCGCCGCCAGGTCGGCATGCAGCATCTTCACGAAGCCAAGGCTGGACAGCCCTGCGATCTCATGAAACTGCGGCACCAGAGACCACAGCGCGAAGTAAACGACGATGCCCATCACGGCCAGCTTCACCAAAGCTCGGGCGGTCTCGAACAGGGTGCGCAGGGAGAACACACGCTTGAAACCCGCGGCCGGATTGAGCCGCTGCCAGTCAGGCTTGACGGGCGTCGTGCTCCAGATAGCCCCCACCTGCAGGAAATTCGCGAGCATGGCGGCGACCATGATCAGCAGCAGCACGGGCAGCACCAGCGCTGCGCTATGACGGGCCGCCTCGATGACGGCGGGCCAATAGGCCTGCTCCGCACGGCCAGCCTGGGTGGCGCTTGCAAGCAGAAGCCGGTCGAATCGGAACTGGTCGACCAGAGCCTTGAAGCCTCCGGCATGGAAGTACAGCATCGCCGCAGCAAAGACGAGTGCGGAAACCAGGTCCGCACTCTTGGCTACCTGGCCTTTCTTGCGTGCCTCGTCCAGCTTGTGCTGTGTAGCCGGCTGGTTGCGATCGAGGTCCTGTTCAGCCATCAGCTCATCGCTCCGGACCAGACCTCGAAACCCAGCTGAAACGCCCGTGTGACGAGCGCATCGGCACTACCGATCCAGAACGCCAGCGCTGCAATGCCGGCCACGACCTTGAGCGGGATGGCCAGCGCAAACATATTCATCTGCGGCAGGTTGCGCGCCACGACGCCCAGCGCGAAGTCCATCAGCATCAGCACGATGACCACCGGCGCGGCCATCGCGAAGCCCAGCGAGAAGAGGCCGCCGACACCCTTGATGGCAGCCGCGACCGCAGCACCAGGAAGCCAGGCCTGCCCCACAGGGATGAGATCCAGCCCGCGCCCGAAGCCGATCAGGAAGCTGGCAAAGGCTGCACTGGAGAAGAAGGCGACGAGTGCCAGCTGATGAAAGATGCCGGTGAGCACCGGCATCTGCTGACGCGAGACCGGATCCAGCACCTGCCCCATGCCGAATCCGATCTGGATGTCGAGCAGGCGCCCCGCGAAAGTGAAGACGGCAAAGCCGATATTGACGCCAAGGGCCAGCACGGCCCCAAGGCCGAACTCGCTGATGCCCGCGCCGGCAAGGCGCCAGGGATCGGCCAGGAGCAAGTCAACCCCGGGCACCGGCACCCGCGCCAGACACAAGGCCAGCAGCAGGCAAAGAGCGGCGCGCACGGTGCCCGGAAGCACCGAGCCGATCGGCGACACGACCAGCACCAGCCCGCTGAGGCGAGCCAGCGTCAGGAGCACGGCGACACCAACCTCGCCGGTCGCCCCGGCAATCAAGGCCGACAGTTCCAGCACGTTCAGCGCTTCAGAACATCGAGGGAATACCGACCCACAACTGGGTCATGTAGCCCGTCAGCTTCTTGAGGATCCAGGGGCCGAAAGCAATCAGCACC
This genomic stretch from Roseateles sp. DAIF2 harbors:
- a CDS encoding flagellar hook-basal body protein yields the protein MNELMLTTLSAMQRDAYRLERVSANMANVLTPGFKREQVIERIGPLGTQFESRVAEGVAATAQGEVQIEARRDLKAGPLTRTGRSLDLALSGPGFFELRTPQGPAYTRHGSFRLDERGQLVGIGGHPVMGTFGALTLEPGDFHVGSDGTVRQNDRTVGQLRVLMPEAGVQMQAIGEGLYLTEGRMSSVGETGAGLRQGFVEGSNVDTAQEMVQLMGAVRHFESMTRATQMYDEMMGLAVRKLTDL
- a CDS encoding flagellar biosynthesis protein FlhB, with amino-acid sequence MAEQDLDRNQPATQHKLDEARKKGQVAKSADLVSALVFAAAMLYFHAGGFKALVDQFRFDRLLLASATQAGRAEQAYWPAVIEAARHSAALVLPVLLLIMVAAMLANFLQVGAIWSTTPVKPDWQRLNPAAGFKRVFSLRTLFETARALVKLAVMGIVVYFALWSLVPQFHEIAGLSSLGFVKMLHADLAAVGWKLALTMFVIALIDLGYTRREFGKKMRMSHREIKDEYKNREGDPRIRRRIRELQRELLQRSASISRTRDASVLLTNPTHYAVALRYEHGEMAAPVMLAKGAGVVAQAMRAMAARHGIPVVAMPTLTRALYADMRPDQQVGIAHYADVAKIMIWVINMKKRAAAARPASAEGAA
- a CDS encoding flagellar biosynthetic protein FliR, which gives rise to MLELSALIAGATGEVGVAVLLTLARLSGLVLVVSPIGSVLPGTVRAALCLLLALCLARVPVPGVDLLLADPWRLAGAGISEFGLGAVLALGVNIGFAVFTFAGRLLDIQIGFGMGQVLDPVSRQQMPVLTGIFHQLALVAFFSSAAFASFLIGFGRGLDLIPVGQAWLPGAAVAAAIKGVGGLFSLGFAMAAPVVIVLMLMDFALGVVARNLPQMNMFALAIPLKVVAGIAALAFWIGSADALVTRAFQLGFEVWSGAMS
- a CDS encoding flagellar biosynthesis protein FlhA, with amino-acid sequence MTTVSSPLMGRLGRQSDLALVALVSGILVVLFAPIPAGLLDVLILANLGFAFLILLLTFYMQRPVEFSTFPSLLLIATLFRLSLNVAATRLILSDADAGKVISAIGSYVVGGNYVIGLIVFFILIVVQYVVVTSGAQRVSEVAARFTLDSMPGQQMSIDADLNMGFIDQAEAQKRRKNLEREAAFYGSMDGASKFVKGDAVAGIVILLINIVGGMIVGVMQMGMSWQQALQTYTLLTIGDGIVTQVPALVIAVGTGIIVTRSASDTNLSVEVFRQIGSQPKALLLVAITLFAMLLLPGIPAVPLALLALVLLGFAWLSLRARATRADEGGADALDAGSDSSVAGQAATKGDPYASLAFEPVELRVGSRWAALSSKTAGAPFQERLETFRGLHAQELGLILPPIAVRDTCKRGPEHYEIYVDGVQVARGEAHADRWLAIHPSGDTRGVPGEVTRDPSYGLPAVWIAPQHRETAQAARYTLVDAETVLLTHITEVLRRESATLLTRAETERLLQRVRQTQPTLVEELVPTQLSVSDIQRVLQALLREKVSIRNLEAILEALSDAARVGKDTGTLCERVRQRLGAAICQGLVGEGTALQVLTLDPLIEGQLLGALRGADGAAAALDPALTERLLGRLAAAAERMMKSNTLPVLLCAPDLRRQLRLMTERVLPHLRVLSMAEVPNTIDLKSFAVVGAQPTIGA